GTGGGTCGGGTTCGACGACGAACGACTCCACATCTCAAGGAACACTCAGCGATTTCTAACCAATGAGCGATAACAACACCCCAACACTCGATACGGTCCTGAATACCGAAGCGCTCGAAGAGACGTTTCCGGACTACGAAGGTCAGCTTGCCGATACGATCACCGACCCGCCGAAGGAAGCAGAAAGGGTCCCAGCTACCGAGGTGCTTCCGGATACGCTCGCAGAGAAGATCGATCACGACCTCTACAGCCATCAGGCAGCGGCGATCCAGGAGTTACAAGCGGACAACAACGTGACAGTCTCCACATCCACGTCCTCCGGGAAGACGTGGATCTATACGCTCTACTTCTGCATTCGGAAGCTGCAGAGTCCGGACGCCCGTGCACTGTTCCTTTACCCGACGAAGGCACTCAGCGCGGACCAAGAACGGACGATCAACGACCTTTTCGACAAGCTCGGAATCGACGCTCTCGCCGAGACATACGACGGTGATACGAAGGACGACCGGAAAAAGCTCATCAGAGACCGCGTCGACGTCGTCATTTCCAATTTTGCGGGAATCAACCAGTATCTGGACTCCCACATGAAGTGGCGAGATGCCTTCCAGAACTGTGAGCTCGTGGCCATCGACGAGTGTCACACATATACTGGTGTTCATGGGATGCATGTCTCGTGGGTTGTTCGTCGACTCCGCCGATTACTGGAACACTATGGGTCAGCTCCCCAGCTCGTCTGTTCAACGGCCACCATTGGGAACCCACGTGAACACTCTGAACTGTTGACAGGGGCCGACTTCGAAGTGATCGATGAGGACGGGAGCCCACACGGTCGCCGAGAGATCGCGTTCTGGGAGCCACCACTTCAAGAGACAGATGGCGCCGTCGATGGATTGGCAGAAGACGAGATCATCCCCTCGATGCGACGGAACGCCGACGATGAGGCCGCGGGGGCACTCGTCCATCTAGCGAAAAACGACGTTCAGACGCTGATGTTCACTGACTCGCGGCAGGGCACGGAAATCGGTGTGAAGCGCGCGATGAACGCTGCTCGGAACCACCCCGGAGGCCAGTACGTCAATATCGAGCCCTATCACGCTGGGCTTAGTAAACGGAAACGCCGTTCCGTGGAAAATCAGCTCGGCAGCAACGATCTCGATGGAGTCATCTCCACGAGTGCACTAGAGTTGGGGATCGACATCGGGTCCATGGACGCCACAGTACTTGCGGGGTATCCCGGGACTCGGCAGTCCTTCTGGCAACGCATCGGTCGTGCGGGTCGTGGCACGACCGACTCCCTCTCCGTGTTCGTGACACAGTCCGATGCTATCGACCAGTACATCCTGAACAACCCAGAATACGTCCTCGAAGAGAACGTCGAGGATGCCGTGGTCGACCTCTCGAACAACCCAGTCTATGCCAAGCACGTTCTCTGTGCAGCATCTGAACGGCCGCTAACGCAGTCCGATGCGAAGTGGTTCGGGTCAGAGGACCGGTTGGCTCGGACCATCGATATGTGGCAAGCGGCCGGACAGATGGTGGGTGACCTAGACCGTGGTGCGCAGCACAACGGATCCGCTCGGCCCCAGAGTGACATCTCGATGTACGCCACGACTGACGAGCAATACGAGGTCCGTCAACTAGACGGCGAAATCGACATGGAACCCCTCGATAAAGAACGGGTTTATCGGGAGTTCTACCCCGGTGCCTTAGTTCTACATGATGGTGACCAATATGAGGTTCAGGAAGTTGTAGAAGATCGAATCCGTCCGTATGTGACCCTCGAGGAGTCACACTCACCAAACTACACCCAGGCGATCCACGATAAGCGGATCACCGACTTGGAAGTCGAACGATCCTACGAGCTCGATAACGGCTATCAGCTCTGTGCCGGAATGGGGACAGTTCACATCAACTACAGCGCCTACAACGTGAGGAACATCCATTCCGGCGAGATGGTCAATGCCATGGTGCCTATTGACCTAGATCCGATTTCGATTCGAACGCAGCTTATGTGGATCGCGTTCCCGAACGAGGCAGTCGATCAGGTTCTACGAGAGATTCCAGTAGAGTCCTATATTCGGCCGACCGAGAAGTCTGAGTTCCCCTCCATGGGCGAAGAAAAGTTTACCATGGCCGGTGGGCTCCACGGAGGCGAGCACGGGATGATCAAAATGGCACCCTTGGAGCTCCGTCTAGACAATAGCGACATGGGTGGATTGTCTACTCTTCGCCATTCCGAGGTCGATAGCCCGGTTTGGTTCATCCACGACGCTGTTGAGGGCGGTATCGGATTCTCCCACAGCATCTACGAGAACTTTGAGGCGGTTGCTCAGCGGACGCTTGAGCGGATCGATGGCTGTGACTGCGGCCGTGATATCGGCTGTCCAGCCTGCTTGATGAGTAGTCAATGTGGAAATCAAAACGAACCGCTCCACCGACCAGCCTCTGTTGGGTTGCTCGAGAAGGCGCTGGAACAGGTAAGAAGAATTTCCAACCAATCAACCTGACTCTCTGACAACCTGCTACACATTTTTATCACCAGTCGATTACTAACGCATGCGTAGAGAGCTGCTTACCTTCGCTCATGAACACCGGCCACGGTATTTCGATCCAGACCAAAATACTGAACGTATGACAAAGCAAAGAGATTTAGAAGCCTCGCCGGACGTCCTCGTACCCGTTAGCAGACGCTCTGGTCCTCCAGAGTGGATGTAGATCCGCTGGTCGCTCGATTTTCAGACACATGATCCTGAGTTTGCTGCGTATAGAGAATAGATATAGCACTGAATACGGGGTAGCAATCACAGTACTGTATGAATCTCATCATCAAAGTTATAGAGCGTTCGGTCCAACTCCCAAGGTTCCAGGCCGAGTTCGGCCGCGATGGCCTGTAGAAACTGCTCGTGATTATCATAGTCCCGCTTTTCAAACGGATAGCCGCTCTCCCGCAGGATTCCTTCTATCCGACTATCGATGGCGATGAACTCTCGGAAGTCTTCAAGATAGAGATCCATAGGGATATTTCGGGCATACTTATCTCCAATCCAATCGAACTGCTTGAGAAACTCCATTTTCGCCTCCACACCATCTCTCTGTTTAAACGCCTCCTTCACCCCTTTTGGGTCGCCGTAGGATTCTTTGATGAGTTCGAAGTTACTCACCATCGCCTCCGCTTTCGTCGGATGCATTGCCACATTCCCGTACAGTCGGGATTCTAAATACGAATACCGATGATCTGGATCAACTTGGTTGAGTGTTCGGAAGGCAACGCTACCGTAGCGGTGTTCATCGATGCGCCGTCGTCGTCAACGACAATCTGTGATCCATAGGATCCCCGCAAAGTTGAGAGACTGAGTACGATCTCGAACCAAATAATATCGTCTCGCTTCCACCATCGCCTTCCTTTCTCCTTCAGTTCTTGGAGCTTGTCCTTGACAGGGTATTCGGTCAAAACCTCGTCTACAGCGTTAGTGAGTGTCCGAAACGCTCCCCACTCCTCACGGCCGTATCTGTTCCCGTGGGCGTCGTGGACCCAGTACGAATACGAACTCTTTGGCGCTGGCAGTTCAACGTCGGGGGTGTCGGACTCATTTAGAACATCCACGAAATCATCACTATCGGGGGGCTTCATTCCGTCTTCAATGATAATAGCATACCCCTCCTCTGGCCAGAGTTTCTCCAGTTCGTCTAAATTGGGATAGTCCGCCATATCTCATTAATTGCCATTCATCCCACTTGAAATGAGGGATAGTCTGGATGACTTGATTGATAAAAATGGAGTGGCGGCCTACAATCTTTGTACTCCTGCCAGACTTGCGCTGTGTATTCAGCACACGGTTTCTATCAGTGCTCGTGGACTTCAGTACGAAATAGCGGTTCTGATAAGGAGGCGCACCGAGGGATATCCTCTCTGGTTACATAACGGCCCGCCCCGCTCGCCGCTGCCGCCCTCCGCGTCGCTCGCGACCGACCATTCCGGGCGGTCTGCCTGCAGTAGCGGGCGGACTGCCGGGCTAAAGTGCATGTGCCCTCGACGCCAGCGCTTCACCCGTTCGGGTCCTGTGGACCTCGGCTCCGCCGACCGCGACGGACGTAGTTGCGTCGCGGCGAACGGGGAATGCGCTGGCCGCTCGCTCCGGGCGGGTCGGCGCGCGGTGCTGGTTGGGGCCATCTCATGCAGGCGCGCTCTCGCTCGCGCCCGGTAGGGCGCTCGCGAAGGCGCGAGCGAGAGCGCGCAGATGGTTCTGTCGGTCGTTGTCGTCGGAAAACCGCGATGTTGGAGCATCGCGGTGTCGGCGCGTGAGCGCCTTCGGAGTTGGTGAACTCCAATGTCTAGTAACAACGCTAGCGGAAAGGTCGTTACGGTGGATGAACAGGCATTCGAGAAAGCGGGCGGTCAGGCGGTCGATGAAGACGGCTTCCCGGTCGTCGACGAGACGCCGGAGTTCGAGGCGGCGGTCGAGCAGGAGACGCAGGCGAAGGTGGATGCGAACCACCCGGACGGGATCGCGGACACGAGCAAGGACCGGATTCACGGTGTCAGCCTCGAACAGGAGGAGCGCATTCGGGCGCGGGACGCCGAACTGGAGCGCATCAGTGCCCAGGCCGAGCTGGGCACGCAGGACGGTCGGGAGCAGCGCACGCGAGCGGTCGCCGCACAAGGGAGTAAGCAGCGCCGGCGGGAGTTCCAGAAACGGGCCGCGAGCGTGGACCCGATGGCCGACCCCGACCGGGATGATCCCCGGGCAGCACTCTCCCAGGATGAACTGGCGACAGTGAACACGGAGGCAGACCGACTCGCGACGCGGGTGGATGGCTGGTCGCGTGCGGCGATCAGTCGACGCCTGGCCGACGCAGCCGTCGACGGCCGGGACCTGACGAGTGCGGTCGTGCGGGTGTTCGAGGAGTTGCAGACGGCGCCGGGGCAGGTGGTTCCAATCGGGAAGCTCGAGGACGTCGATCGCAAAGAAGTGAGTGTCGAAGGTCAAATCGAGGTGCTTTGGGATAGTGACTCGCCAGCCATCGCTCAAGTTGGCCTGATCGCAGACGAAAGCGGGAAAACGAAGGTGACGATCTGGGAGAAATCGAATGCCCCCTGGGTCGAAGAAGGTGAACGGGTGCGCATCCACGGAGCAGCGAGAAATTGGTACGAAGGACGCGTTTCACTAGCCGTCACTGGCTGGTCAACCCTTCATTTCCCGGAGCGTGGCCGCTGGTGGGACGAATAGCCAATCGGAGCAGCCTTCTTTTTTTGCTGTGTGCCGGACCGACCCTGACCCCGCCGCCCCACCCTCCGCTCCGTGCTCGCTTCGCTGCGCGCGCAGCCACAACCACGAGACCCGGTCTGAGATTTATCCCTGAAATCGGGGGAAACAGTGCGCGACCGGGCGTGTTTGTCCCACCCCACGAGGGGTGCGGGCGTGCCCAACGCTCGGAGCTACGCATGAAAGTCGAAGGAGACTACACGTGCGACATCTGCGGCGAATCGTTCGAAACGAACGTCGAGATTGCTGCCCACATAGCAGGCCACAAGCGGTCAATCACACCGGACCACATCATTGAGGAGCTCAGACGCGTCGCCGAACAAAAAGGCCGAACGCCGATGCAACCCGAGGTTGAGGAAGAGACAGAGTTCACAGCTGGTGCCGTCCAATCAACGTTCGGGAGTTGGGAAGAAGGACTACACGAGGCGGGGCTTGAACCACTCGATCAATCCTACTCAGAAACGGAGGTAATCGACGACTTACAGCGCGTGGCCGAGATGCTCGGTCACTCTCCGTCAGTGTCGGAAATGAAGGCACATGGGGAAGTGTCTCCAGCTGTGGTGAAACGACGATTCGGATCGTGGAATACCGGACTGGACGCTGCAGAGCTATCGACAACGAAATCGGCCAAGGTTACACCGAAAGAAGTAATCTCAGCGATTCAGACTCTCGGAGAGGACCTTGGGCGGCCACCGACCGCTTACGAAATGGATGAACAAGGAGCGTACGCAACGAAAGTCGCCCACCGGCGATTCGGTAGCTGGAACGCTGCACTTCAGGAGGCAGGTTTTGACCCACATACGCGACGAAATATTCCGGATGAAGAGTTACTGACGGAGCTCACTCGGCTCTGCGATGAACTGGGGCATGTCCCCTCAACTGTGGATATGAGAGAACACGGGGAGATCACGATCTATCCGTACATCCGACGATATGGATCATGGAAGCGGGCTGTGGAGGCAGCCGGGATGGAATATCGCGGCCATCCGAGCGGCCCAGATCACCCCACTTGGAAGGGTGGCTACGGGGACATCTCATACGGCCCAAACTGGTACAAGCAGCGCAAACGCGCCTTGGAACGGGACAGCTTCGAGTGCCAGATGCCGGGCTGTCCGATTGACCGCGAGACCCATCGCGAGCGCTGGGACCGTGACCTGAACGTCCACCACATTACGCCGCTTGGTGCATTCATCGATGGCGACGGAGTACTGGATTATGAACGGTCAAACCGACTTGAGAACCTGATTACGCTCTGTCAGCGCCACCATACGATGTGGGAGGAGTTCGCTCCGCTCCAGCCCGATATTCGCTAACCGCTCAGAGAGGTGTTGCTCGCCCCCACGATGGGGGGCAGGGACAGCAGCGAATCCGTTCCACTATGGCCGACGACACGACACTCACGGCCCGCGAACGGCTTCGCATTCACCTCCGCGAAGCCCGCCACACGACCGACTCGCCAATCGTGGACGCACAGTTAGCGGCCGCACTGGACGCCTGGAACGACCTACCGCCGCCACCCATACGGGAGTGTCCCGTCTGTGGGAAAGTCGGATTGTCAGAACGGATCCGACAACACAGGTGTGGGTCAAAATGATAGAACAGTTCAGCCTACGTTGTGCATAAGCGCTTACTCAAATCGAAGTGCATAATCAATAAGTATATGAGGTAAGTAAGTGGGTTTGAAGTAATGGAGGGACCAATCTGATGGCGATAGCTGTGGTCGACGAGGAAAAAATCGAGAGACTCGTGGAAGCACTCAGGGACGCCGAAGGAGGTCCGTTAATGGTCCGAGAGGTTGCTGACCGTCTCGACGTTTCGCGCAATACTGCTAGTAAATACGTAGATGTCGCAGAAGCCACTAATGAGGTAGTAACGGACAGATACGGCCCTGCTCGCCGCGTCTGGCTACCTGAAAAAGCTCCATCTGGAACAGCGGAGGGTGCATAGAGATGACTCCTGTAGACGATTTCAAGGCTGTCGGTGAGGATGGACTTATCAGAAATAAACTGGATCGTATGCGCCAGACCGGAGAGATGCGCGTTCTTGATTTATTCGCAGGTTGCGGCGGCCTCTCACTGGGCTTCGAGACCGCTGGCTACGAAATAGTTGGCGGCATCGAGAAGAACGATTACGCCGCTTCAACGTATGCGGAGAATATCCATCGAGAAGCATCTTCAGCGGTGAAGAAATTCCATTCAAAAGCTCGAGATATCTCCGAGGTTGACCCCGAGGAGTACGTTGAGGAACATCCCAATCTGAACGAGGTCGGACGCGATGTAGACGTTCTGGTCGGCGGTCCCCCATGTCAGGCCTACACCCGGGTGGGACGTGCAAAGCTAAGAGATGTCGCAGAGGACCCAGAGGCCTTCCTCAATGACCCGAGAAGTAACCTCTATCTACAGTATCTGGAATTCGTTCAGAAGACCAAGCCAGCGGTGATTCTGATCGAGAACGTTCCGGACATTCTGAATTATGACGGGCACAATATTGCTCGGGAAGTAGCCGAAGTACTGGATGAGCTTGGCTACTCCCCTCGATACACTTTGCTAAACGCGTCATATTATGGGGTTCCCCAGATGCGTGAACGGATGTTCCTTCTGGCCTATCATGAAGACGTCGCCGCAGACCCCGAGTTCCCGGAGCCCACTCACTACCATGAACTACCGTCCGGGTATCAAGGGTCACGGGATGTAGCTCTTCAGGAGGTCGAGACACCACAGACTACTCTGGAGGACCCAACGAGGAAGAAGACGTACTTCTCTCCCATCCCTGAACCCGAAGATGATCTCCCGTCCGCTGTGACTGCCCACGAGGCAATTGGTGATTTACCCGAGATAACCCGGCACCTTCGGGGAGAACTAGAGCGAGGGGCAAGACGGTTCGATGATCTTTCACCGTACCCTGGCTCCTCTCACTCCGATTACGCAGAGAAAATGCGAAACTGGCCGGGATTCGAGAGTTCAGATGGCGTCTGGGACCATACCATCCGAAACCTCCCTCGTGATTACCCCATCTTCCGACGGATGAATGAGGGGGACGAATATCCCGCGGCTCACGAACATGCAATGGATCTGTTCCGCGAAAAACTCCAAGAACTGGAAGAACAGGGTGAAAGGCCTGAACCCGGGTCAGAAGAATACGAGGAGCTAAAAGACTCCATAGTTCCCCCCTACAGCACCGACAAATTCCCCAACAAATGGTGGAAAATGGAGAGGGATAATCCAGTCCGGACGCTCATGGCTCATCTTCAGAAGGACAGCTACACCCATATTCACTACGACGATGAGCAAGCCCGGACCCTCTCCGTGCGCGAAGGCGCTCGTTTACAATCCTTCCCAGATGGCTTCGAATTCGAGGGTACAATGAACCCGGCGTTTCGCCAGATTGGAAATGCCGTCCCTCCGCTACTGGCTCTCTCACTCGCAACGAAGATCTCGGAGGTGCTTCCGGTTTCCGATGACGGGAAGAGTCGACACAAAAAGGTTCATTCTGCCTGACTAGTCTACTTTTGCAGGTATTGCTAAAGGAAGAATAATATCCCCGTCAATTTCGGGGCAAGGTAATATGATGCCACCCTCTGCTTCAGCTCCCGTAGAAGGAAATACCGGCATCGTCACAGAGCTTCTCGATGCTATCTCGAATCTCTTCCAAACTCATTCCTGGCTTGAGCGGTGCGGCACCAATCGAGAACTCATTCCTGTAGCTGTCGTCGAATAGCCGGTCAGGTAACGACGCCGTTCTCCAGTCTGGAACAGGTTCTGCCTCATGTGGAGACAGGAGAAAGCTGCCGGAAACCAACCTGACGATACTCCCATCTTCCTTCTCCCGAACTATAGCATCCCGGTACGTGTGCACCGAGGAGAGAGCTTCATTCAGTCCAGCATCAACACGGTATTTCGCATCCAGAATGAGCATTTCTTGCGGCTCATCATCACCTATAATAGCAATATCTGGTCTCATCAGTCGTGAAATTGAACCCACCCTATCGTCTTCCCTCCAGTATTCCCCGAAGCTCTTCTGATAGGCCAGTATGAAATCATCCCCATACTCCAGCGTCACACTATTTGTCGCGAGAACTAGTTCGCCAGGGCCAGTCTCCTTGAACAGGTCCGAAACGTCTGGGTCATCAACTCGGGTGTCTTCGGCAAGGGCTCTTGCGATACGAAGGAAACACCACAACTCGTAGAGGTCGTAAGTTCTCGAAATAGGTACCTCAAGGGCGTCTCCCGTTACACGGGACAGACCCTGTTCTATTTCTTGATACAGGTGAAAGAACTCCCGATAATGGGGTTTCCGGCGGTATATAGAACTGATAGTCGGAGTATCAGAAATATCGGCGACCGATTCAAATAGCGAAAGTTCAAGCAGCTGACTGAGCCGGTCAGACATTCTCCGGCATCGTGCCGCCCAGCGAGACCTTCGACGACCGAGTTCCGAGTCATCAACAGCAGCCTCAAGACAATCTGAAACTGCCAGCAACCAGTCTTTCCAGGTGACAAGAGCAGCTTTAATCTCACGATGCTCCTGAATGTCGAGGCCCGTCTCAACCGATTGCTTCCGAATGGTTGCAGGATAGATACCGTCGAGACTCTCTGGAAGTGAACCGGGTTCCCGTGTTTCCTCTAGAACCGTTCCCGACCGCAGTGACTTGACCAATTCTCTCCCTGTAACCTTTCTCGCTTCATGATGGCTGACCTCCTGTTCCCGGCTTTTCAGTACACGAACCGGATTTTCATCGATTTTGTTGACAACCTCTACGATACGCGGGAGTCGTGACTGAATATATTCGAGACGGGCGATTGGGGGAAGTTTATGATGGAAGCCCTGTCCGATTCCAGCCCGATACGGCCCAATAGAAAACAGGGCGGTCGTATCTTCGAGAATATCCTCAATCATCCGGTTGTAGCGATCACGGGCGAGTTTGGCAACTTGCGGATCGATTTCTATTTCCGCCCTGGCACGTTTTCCGGTAGCGAATCCGATGTCGATTCGAACGAGCCCGCTATAGAAACCAGGAGACCAAGCCCATCGGGCAGTTCTGTCATCGGGACTCCGCAGAGCTTCAAGCGGTGTTCCATCAATGGAGAGTGTGGTTTCATCAGGGGATTCTACATCAACCAGTTCGAACTCGTACTCCTCGTTCTCCTCAATAATCCCGGAGGGTATATCGCAGGTGTCGGGCCATATCCGCCACCATTCTCCCGATGACTCCCGTTTACGGACACGAAGCTCGGTCATGTTCACCGCATGCTCTGGAAAGAGCCCATCTCATCCAATTCATCAAGGAGTCTGGAAACGATCTCCTTGCATTCCGGCATGTTCTCAGTTTCAAACTTGTCTTGGAGATCAACGAGGAGTTGCCGCTCACTCTGTGACCCATTCAGCTTTACAAGTATCTTCTGTGCGACTGCGTGGTCGAGATTTTCGCGGTCGCTCCCGAGGTCCTCATCCTGTGCAAATCCTACGTATCTCACAATCTCCTCGGTAACTCTGTAACCAAACCCGAGACCGTGAGGCTCCAGGAGATTCCAGATGTCGACGAGGTGGTCCTCAGATGCCTCGATTGCTTCACTGAGCGATGGGTTGTCGTCTTCGAGGTGATCGAGAAAGCCCTCTATGTCCACATCGGACATATCGACCGTCACGGCCCGGTCCAGAACCTTATCGCTGAATGGGTGAGTGGTTTCATCTATATTCACTGTTCCAGTAATATACAGGTTGTCAGGGACGGTTAGCTCTGGAGGGATATCTTCTCCTGTGCTTCCAGTCACCGGGTCCGAATTCTCGTGCAGGGTGATTGGTTCCCCTGTCTCAATTGCGCTTAAGACATCAGAGAAATAGTACTCTACTCGCGCCAAATTCATCTCGTCGATAAGAACGAAAACAGGAGATTCCGGATGCTCGTTGGCAGTGAGTACAGCTTGGAGGAAGGGAGGGACTATGTACTCTTCCGAAAGCGGATCATAGTACCCAGTCAGACCACTTGGGTCGGTCCAGTCAGGCCGAACAGGACAGATGAAAAAGAGAGGGTCATCTTCGTCTTCATTATTAATTCCGTGGACTGCACGGGCATACATCATTGCTAGGCTCGTTTTCCCGGTCCCCGAAATTCCAGTGAGAATCACGAAGTGTTTCCCGTCCAAGTGGTTGAGACCAACGTGATACTGTCTTAGTTGCTCGTCGAAAAAGTAGCCACCCTGGTTCTCGATACCGGTTTTTATTTCATCCAGACCGCGCTCCTGGGGGGACTGGCGCATACCATCGGGTAACGGTTCAGGCTGCCAGACCTGTATCTCCTCCAAGCTACTCCCGCCAACCATTCCCTTGAGATAGCTAATCCATTGCCTTGCGACCAGACCCTGGCGGGTGGGTGACGTCGGGGGATAGACCGTCACAACCAGTTTGTCGATATTGACGGCCGGTTCTAGTTCAGGACGATGTGGATTGAGACTGTCGAGATATCCGCTGTTGTGCAAGTAGACCTGCCCATCCTCTGCAAGATAGGGTCGAACATTGTTGTTCCGGTCGCTGTGTGGAACATCAGTACCATCGCTCCCATCCTCGCCAAACTCTTCCATTCGGTCTAGCCGGTCACAGAATGTGGAAAAGTCGTCATGGAAGAACGCCGCAAACCACAGTTCCTTCGAGGGATGGAATGTATATTGTCCGATAAGAACAATCCCGTCTTTCGAGGGATCCAGACTCTCAAGATTTACCGTACCGAGCTGGAAACCCCCTTCGAGCGGGCGAGGAGCGTTCGAAACCCCGAACATCTTACTGAGGGCCGTGTTATCTGTAAAGTCAGAATCTCTCTTGATCCGCTCTACAAAGTCCTCTTTGCGGTCGCCAACTGTCATTGAATATCCCCCGATTTAAACGGAGGATACTTAGAAGGTAGTGTTCAGATTAACTGAACCGAGGACCGTACTGGATAGCGTTTATTGTTCCCTCAATGGGTGAGGGGCTCGCTGTACGGGCGAGTTCCCGAAACACGGTGAGAACGATGGCAATCA
The DNA window shown above is from Halostella salina and carries:
- a CDS encoding DEAD/DEAH box helicase: MSDNNTPTLDTVLNTEALEETFPDYEGQLADTITDPPKEAERVPATEVLPDTLAEKIDHDLYSHQAAAIQELQADNNVTVSTSTSSGKTWIYTLYFCIRKLQSPDARALFLYPTKALSADQERTINDLFDKLGIDALAETYDGDTKDDRKKLIRDRVDVVISNFAGINQYLDSHMKWRDAFQNCELVAIDECHTYTGVHGMHVSWVVRRLRRLLEHYGSAPQLVCSTATIGNPREHSELLTGADFEVIDEDGSPHGRREIAFWEPPLQETDGAVDGLAEDEIIPSMRRNADDEAAGALVHLAKNDVQTLMFTDSRQGTEIGVKRAMNAARNHPGGQYVNIEPYHAGLSKRKRRSVENQLGSNDLDGVISTSALELGIDIGSMDATVLAGYPGTRQSFWQRIGRAGRGTTDSLSVFVTQSDAIDQYILNNPEYVLEENVEDAVVDLSNNPVYAKHVLCAASERPLTQSDAKWFGSEDRLARTIDMWQAAGQMVGDLDRGAQHNGSARPQSDISMYATTDEQYEVRQLDGEIDMEPLDKERVYREFYPGALVLHDGDQYEVQEVVEDRIRPYVTLEESHSPNYTQAIHDKRITDLEVERSYELDNGYQLCAGMGTVHINYSAYNVRNIHSGEMVNAMVPIDLDPISIRTQLMWIAFPNEAVDQVLREIPVESYIRPTEKSEFPSMGEEKFTMAGGLHGGEHGMIKMAPLELRLDNSDMGGLSTLRHSEVDSPVWFIHDAVEGGIGFSHSIYENFEAVAQRTLERIDGCDCGRDIGCPACLMSSQCGNQNEPLHRPASVGLLEKALEQVRRISNQST
- a CDS encoding replication factor A — protein: MSSNNASGKVVTVDEQAFEKAGGQAVDEDGFPVVDETPEFEAAVEQETQAKVDANHPDGIADTSKDRIHGVSLEQEERIRARDAELERISAQAELGTQDGREQRTRAVAAQGSKQRRREFQKRAASVDPMADPDRDDPRAALSQDELATVNTEADRLATRVDGWSRAAISRRLADAAVDGRDLTSAVVRVFEELQTAPGQVVPIGKLEDVDRKEVSVEGQIEVLWDSDSPAIAQVGLIADESGKTKVTIWEKSNAPWVEEGERVRIHGAARNWYEGRVSLAVTGWSTLHFPERGRWWDE
- a CDS encoding homing endonuclease associated repeat-containing protein; this encodes MKVEGDYTCDICGESFETNVEIAAHIAGHKRSITPDHIIEELRRVAEQKGRTPMQPEVEEETEFTAGAVQSTFGSWEEGLHEAGLEPLDQSYSETEVIDDLQRVAEMLGHSPSVSEMKAHGEVSPAVVKRRFGSWNTGLDAAELSTTKSAKVTPKEVISAIQTLGEDLGRPPTAYEMDEQGAYATKVAHRRFGSWNAALQEAGFDPHTRRNIPDEELLTELTRLCDELGHVPSTVDMREHGEITIYPYIRRYGSWKRAVEAAGMEYRGHPSGPDHPTWKGGYGDISYGPNWYKQRKRALERDSFECQMPGCPIDRETHRERWDRDLNVHHITPLGAFIDGDGVLDYERSNRLENLITLCQRHHTMWEEFAPLQPDIR
- a CDS encoding DNA cytosine methyltransferase, which gives rise to MTPVDDFKAVGEDGLIRNKLDRMRQTGEMRVLDLFAGCGGLSLGFETAGYEIVGGIEKNDYAASTYAENIHREASSAVKKFHSKARDISEVDPEEYVEEHPNLNEVGRDVDVLVGGPPCQAYTRVGRAKLRDVAEDPEAFLNDPRSNLYLQYLEFVQKTKPAVILIENVPDILNYDGHNIAREVAEVLDELGYSPRYTLLNASYYGVPQMRERMFLLAYHEDVAADPEFPEPTHYHELPSGYQGSRDVALQEVETPQTTLEDPTRKKTYFSPIPEPEDDLPSAVTAHEAIGDLPEITRHLRGELERGARRFDDLSPYPGSSHSDYAEKMRNWPGFESSDGVWDHTIRNLPRDYPIFRRMNEGDEYPAAHEHAMDLFREKLQELEEQGERPEPGSEEYEELKDSIVPPYSTDKFPNKWWKMERDNPVRTLMAHLQKDSYTHIHYDDEQARTLSVREGARLQSFPDGFEFEGTMNPAFRQIGNAVPPLLALSLATKISEVLPVSDDGKSRHKKVHSA
- a CDS encoding DUF2357 domain-containing protein: MTELRVRKRESSGEWWRIWPDTCDIPSGIIEENEEYEFELVDVESPDETTLSIDGTPLEALRSPDDRTARWAWSPGFYSGLVRIDIGFATGKRARAEIEIDPQVAKLARDRYNRMIEDILEDTTALFSIGPYRAGIGQGFHHKLPPIARLEYIQSRLPRIVEVVNKIDENPVRVLKSREQEVSHHEARKVTGRELVKSLRSGTVLEETREPGSLPESLDGIYPATIRKQSVETGLDIQEHREIKAALVTWKDWLLAVSDCLEAAVDDSELGRRRSRWAARCRRMSDRLSQLLELSLFESVADISDTPTISSIYRRKPHYREFFHLYQEIEQGLSRVTGDALEVPISRTYDLYELWCFLRIARALAEDTRVDDPDVSDLFKETGPGELVLATNSVTLEYGDDFILAYQKSFGEYWREDDRVGSISRLMRPDIAIIGDDEPQEMLILDAKYRVDAGLNEALSSVHTYRDAIVREKEDGSIVRLVSGSFLLSPHEAEPVPDWRTASLPDRLFDDSYRNEFSIGAAPLKPGMSLEEIRDSIEKLCDDAGISFYGS
- a CDS encoding McrB family protein yields the protein MTVGDRKEDFVERIKRDSDFTDNTALSKMFGVSNAPRPLEGGFQLGTVNLESLDPSKDGIVLIGQYTFHPSKELWFAAFFHDDFSTFCDRLDRMEEFGEDGSDGTDVPHSDRNNNVRPYLAEDGQVYLHNSGYLDSLNPHRPELEPAVNIDKLVVTVYPPTSPTRQGLVARQWISYLKGMVGGSSLEEIQVWQPEPLPDGMRQSPQERGLDEIKTGIENQGGYFFDEQLRQYHVGLNHLDGKHFVILTGISGTGKTSLAMMYARAVHGINNEDEDDPLFFICPVRPDWTDPSGLTGYYDPLSEEYIVPPFLQAVLTANEHPESPVFVLIDEMNLARVEYYFSDVLSAIETGEPITLHENSDPVTGSTGEDIPPELTVPDNLYITGTVNIDETTHPFSDKVLDRAVTVDMSDVDIEGFLDHLEDDNPSLSEAIEASEDHLVDIWNLLEPHGLGFGYRVTEEIVRYVGFAQDEDLGSDRENLDHAVAQKILVKLNGSQSERQLLVDLQDKFETENMPECKEIVSRLLDELDEMGSFQSMR